From the genome of Methylocystis echinoides:
GCCCTGTTCGGGCCGGTCGGTGTAGAAGCGCTCGAAAATGCGCTCGAAGGCGCCTGCCGGGATGCCCGGCCCGTCGTCGTCGACGATGATCTCATAGCCTTCAAGGGCGGCGCCGCCCGGTCCCTTGGCGCGCTCCGGCCAGAGCGAGACGCGCACTTTGTCCCCCGGTTTGGAGAAGGAGCGGGCGTTGTCGATGAGATTGTTGAACACCTGGCCAAGGCGTGAGTCATTGCCCAGCACGCGCCAGCGCGACCGCGGCGCCTCATTGGAAGAATGGCGGATGGTCAGCTCGACGCCCACGCCGTCGCCGCGCTCGACGGCGCGGGCGATCTCCACCACCGTGATGAGCGCCCTGGAGAGATCGACGTCCTGCATGTCGGCGCGGGCCAGTTCGGCGTCGAGGCGCGAGGCGTCGGAGATGTCGCTGATGAGACGGTCCAGCCGGCCGACGTCATGCTTGATGATGGCGAGCAGCCGGTCGCGCGCGGAGTCCGTCTTGGCGATTGGCAGGGTCTCGACGGCGCTGCGCAGGGAGGTAAGCGGATTCTTTAGTTCATGCGCCACGTCGGCGGCGAAATGTTCGATCGCTTCGATGCGGTTGTAAAGCGCCGTCGTCATGTCGCGCAACGCCGCCGAAAGATGCCCGATCTCGTCGGGCCGATCGGAAAAATCCGGAATTTCGTGGCGCGACTTTGCGCCTCGGCGCACCCGCTCCGCGGCCTCCGCAAGGCGGCGCATGGGTTCGGTGATGGTGTTGGTGAAGAAGAGCGACAGCAGCAGCATCACGCCGGCCGAGACGAGGAAGATGCGGATGATCCCCCAGCGTTCGGTGGCGATGACGGCGTCGATGTCGCCGCCCATGGTGGAGAGCAGCAGCGCCCCGCGCACGGAGCGAAACCGCTGCACGGGCACGGCGACGGATATGATGGTTTCGCCCTTGGCGTTGGCGCGCACGACGGAATGCGCCCGGCCCTCGAGCGCGCTCTCGACCTCTGGATAGGTCTTGCCGTTGCCCATGCCGATGTCTTCGTAGAGCGGCAGCTCCGGCCGGCGCGTCAATCGGCGCATCGCGTCCAGCGTCTTCTGCAGAAAGGACGAGGCGTCGATGGTCGCGCCCTGGCCCGCCGGCGGCAGGTCGAAGCGCAGAATATTCGTGCGCCCCGAGACCGAGCGCGAGTCGAGCAGCAGATAGCCGTCGCGGTCATAGATGCGCGCGCGCAGCCGCGTCGGCGAGACGAGCCGGCGCAGAAGCGGTCCAACGCGCTCGGGGTTCAACGAAAATTCGAGCGCCAGCTGGTCCTCTCCGGCGCTGGCGCTTTCACCCGGCGCAAGCTTCAGAAGCTTTTCGGGGTCGATCGTGATGGCGTCGGTGTCGACGGTCGCGGAGGCCGCCACGGCGGCCGCAATGATCTCGCCCTGAGTCTGCAGGCTCTGCACCCGCGCGTCGATCAGGCCTTCGCGAAACTGGTTGAGATAGAGAAAGCCGCCGAGCAAGGCGACGAGGCCGCCGAGATTGAGGACGACGATGCGGCGCGTCAGCGACGACGAGAGATGCGACTGCGCGGTATGCAACAGCCGGCGCAGGCGCACGCCGAGCGGCCGCGTCCGCCGCGACGACGGCCGGACGGGGGCGTCGACGACGCGCGCCGCCGCCGCGTCGGCGACGGGAGCCTCCGCCGCGTCCTCCGCCAGCAATTCGCCGCTCTCGGATGCGCCCATGGGCAAAGGCCGTTACGTTTCCTTGAATCGGTAGCCGACGCCGTAAAGCGTCTCGATCATCTCGAAATCCGAGTCGACGACCTTGAACTTCTTGCGCAGCCGCTTGATGTGGCTGTCGATGGTGCGGTCGTCGACATAGACCTGGTCGTCATAAGCGGCGTCCATGAGGGCGTTGCGGCTCTTCACCACGCCGGGACGCTGGGCGAGCGACTGGAGGATCAGGAATTCGGTCACGGTCAGCACGACCGGGTCGCCCCGCCAGGTGCAGGTGTGGCGTTCGGGGTCCATCACCAGCGCGCCGCGCTCCAGGACCTTGGCTTCCGTTTCCTTCTGGGCGGCCGCCTCCTTGGGGTTGGCGCGGCGGAGGATCGCCTTGACGCGCTCCACCAGCAGGCGCTGGGAGAAGGGCTTATGGATGAAGTCGTCCGCGCCCATCTTCAGGCCGAACAATTCGTCGATTTCCTCGTCCTTGGAGGTGAGGAAAATCACTGGAATATCGGATTTTTGCCGCAGACGGCGCAGAAGCTCCATCCCGTCCATGCGCGGCATCTTGATGTCGAAGATCGCGAGATCCGGCGGATTGGCGCGCAATCCGTCGAGCGCCTGAGCGCCGTCGGTGTAGGTCTGCACGCGGTAGCCTTCGCCCTCGAGCGCGATGGAGACCGAGGTCAAAATGTTGCGATCGTCGTCGACGAGAGCGATGGTCGGCATGATCACCCTTTGCTTTGTTGGCGGCGATAGGCGCGGCTGGCGACCCGCGGAACATTTTTGCCCTCGAAGCGCCCGGAGGAAGCCCCGATCCGGGCGCGAGGCCTGTTATGTCGCCCGACGACTTTCGGGCCTCCGTCGCCCGTAAAGTCCCGGCCCATCGCGGCTGAAATGTGGCCCTTCAAGCGGCCAAGAACGCCTGATGCGCATCAAAGAGGCATGCCTGCCTGCGACAGCCTCATGCCTCTCTTATATACACATTCGGCCGCTATTGCGACCCCGATGCCGCTTTGAGACAGGAATGCAGGCAAAATCATGACGATAGCCAATGACGGGCCGCCCCTGCGCGACCCCCGACAGGATCCGGACTTCGATCCTTTGGCGGAATCCAAGCGACTCTTGCGGTCGATCCGCACGGCGACCCTGGCGACTTTGACGGAGAGCGGCGCGCCTTTCGCCACATTGACCGCGATCGCCACGGATTACGACGGCGCGCCGATCCTGCTGCTGTCGCGGCTCGCCCAGCATACGCGCCATCTCGAGCGCGACAATCGGTTGTCGCTGCTGCTCGCCCAGGGCGGCAAGGGCGACCCCATGACCCATCCGCGCCTGACCCTCGTCGCGACGGCCGCCCGCACAGAGAACCCGGACGCCCGCGCCCGCTTCCTGCGCCGCAATCCCAAGGCGCAGCTTTACGCCGACTTTCCTGACTTTTCCTTCTGGCGGGCGGAGATCGAGGCGGTGCATCTCAATGGCGGATTCGCCCGCGCGGCGGATTTCGGGCCGAGCTATCTATTGACCGACCTCTCCGGGGCCGAGGCGCTCCTGGCCGCCGAAACTGAGACTTTGGCGAAGCTCAACGCCGACCACGCCCGCGTTGTCGCGGAATGTGCGGCGAAGCTTGCGGGCGGGAAAGCGGGACAGTGGCGGGCGACCGGCCTCGACCCCGAGGGGATCGATCTCGCCAGCGCCGACGCCACGGCCCGGCTCGTCTTCAACGCGGCTGTGAAAACGCCCGAGGCGGCGCTCGCCGAACTGGCGCGTTTCGCCGCCGCGTCCTGATTGACTTGCTGCTGGAAAGCCGCGGCCCCTGCCGATTGCGCGTCGAAAGGGGCCAGGCGCGCCCTTAGGCCTCGGTGAGGAAGCCCGCGATCTCGTCCTTGAGCGAGAGGCGCTTTTTCTTCAGGTCCTCGATGGTCGCGTCGTCGACGGGTTCGACGTTGGTCTCCATACGATGGATCGAGCGGTTCAGCGTGTGATATTCCTCGGCGATGCGCGCGAAATGCGCGTTGCTCGCCTTCAGCGCATGGATGGCCTGGGCCTTTTCGGGGAATTCTTCGTGCAGTTCATGCGCGACATGGCTCATGATGGATTTTTCTCCCTCTATCGTTTCTGGAATCATTGTCGGCGCGCTGGCGCCGCTGAAGCCTTTTACCGGTTTTCGCAAAGGGAACCGAGTCCTCGGACTCTGCGACCAAAGCGCGCAAGCGCAGCCGCGCTCGTCCCTCGAAGCGAGGCCGAAACGGCCTCGAACTCGGCCGCGCGGCGCCGCCATCCGCTGGCCGCAGCGGCGGACCGCGCGGGGCGCCCAATTTTTCTTCGGCATTTTTCTCGCGCCGGCGTTCAATCTGCGCTTGACGCGTTGCGAAGGCGCGATTAGGTTCCGCGCACTTTCGACAGGCCGTAAGTTCACGCCGTCGGTGAGCGCCGCGCTCGCGACCCTTCGAACTTATACGCTGTCGCCTTGCCTGTGACCGCCAAGCAAAGCCGGCCTAGCCGGATTGGTATTCATACCGTCGCCTTGCGGCGTCGGACAGGAAGGCACGATCCCGGGTCACGCTCGGGGTCCTCTGCGTCAGGAGCGCCCTGGCCCTTGCGGCCATCGGCGCTTCGCTCGTTTGCGCGTCTTAAGCGGCGCGCCGGCGGGTCAACCCGAACATCCGCCATTCGCGATTAGAGCGAAGCGAAGGACTTTTTGATGCCGACGATCAGCCAGTTGATCCGCAAGCCGCGTCACCCGAAGACGTATCGCGAGAAGGCCCGCCATCTCGGCGCCTGCCCGCAGAAGCGCGGCGTGTGCACCCGCGTCTACACGACGACGCCGAAGAAGCCGAACTCGGCGCTTCGCAAGGTCGCCAAGGTGCGCCTGACCAATGGCTTCGAGGTGATCGGCTATATTCCGGGCGAAGGGCACAACCTTCAGGAGCACTCGGTTGTCATGATCCGCGGCGGCCGCGTGAAGGACCTTCCGGGCGTTCGCTACCACATTCTGCGCGGCGTGCTCGACACGCAGGGCGTCAAGGACCGCAAGCAGCGCCGTTCGAAATACGGCGCCAAGCGTCCGAAGTGATCGCCGCCTGAGCGGCGATCGTCTCCGGCGGAGCGAAGCGAGAACCGGGGTCTTACGAAACACGATCAGCGGATGGCCGGGACGAGCCGGCCATGACGGTGAAAAAGAGAGATTAGGTCATGTCGAGACGTCACCGGGCCGAGAAGCGCGAAGTCATCGAAGACGCCAAGTTTGGCGATGTGGTGCTCGCGAAGTTCATGAACTCGATCATGTACGACGGCAAGAAGTCGGTCGCCGAGGCGATCGTTTACGGCGCCCTCGATCAGGTCGAGGCGAAGGCCAAGAGCGATCCGCTGGCGGTCTTCAAGCAGGCGCTGGACAATGTCGCGCCGGCGATCGAGGTGCGCTCCCGCCGCGTCGGCGGCGCCACCTATCAGGTCCCGGTCGAAGTGCGCACCGAGCGCCGCCAGGCGCTGGCGATCCGCTGGATCATCACCGCCGCCCGCGCCCGTAACGACAAGACCATGGTCGACCGTCTGTCGGCCGAACTGCTCGACGCCTCCAACAACCGCGGCGCCGCGGTGAAGAAGCGCGAAGACACCCATCGCATGGCGGAAGCCAACCGCGCCTTCTCGCATTACCGCTGGTAAGGCGTCGTCAAAGCTCTCACGAGGACATTCGTTATGGCCCGCTCGCATCCGATCGAGGACTACCGCAACTTCGGCATCATGGCGCATATCGACGCCGGCAAGACGACGACGACGGAGCGCATCCTCTATTACTCCGGCAAGAGCCACAAAATCGGCGAGGTGCATGAGGGCGCCGCGACGATGGACTGGATGGAGCAGGAGCAGGAGCGCGGCATCACGATCACCTCGGCCGCGACGACCACCTTCTGGAACGGCAAGCGCCTCAATATCATCGACACTCCCGGCCACGTCGATTTCACGATCGAAGTCGAGCGTTCGCTGCGCGTGCTCGACGGCGCTGTCTGCGTTCTCGACGGCAATCAGGGCGTCGAGCCGCAGACCGAAACCGTTTGGCGCCAGGCCGATAAATATGGCGTGCCGCGCATCGTCTTCGTCAACAAGATGGACAAGATCGGCGCCGACTTTTTCCGTTGCGTCGACGACATCAAGACGCGCGTCGGCGGCAAGCCCGTTTGCGTGCAGCTCCCGATCGGCGCCGAGAACAATTTCAAGGGCGTCATCGACCTCGTCCGCATGAAGGCGGTCGTCTGGGAAGACGAAGGGCTCGGCGCGAAATACCATGACGAAGAAATTCCGGCCGACCTTCTCGACAAGGCGAAGGAATATCGCACCGCGCTGATCGAGGCGGCGGTCGAACTCGACGACGACGCCATGTCCGCCTATCTCGACGGCCAGGAGCCGGACGAGGAGACGCTGCACAAGCTCATCCGCAAGGCGGTTCGCACCGTCGCCTTCCATCCGGTGTTCTGCGGCTCGGCCTTCAAGAACAAGGGCGTGCAGCCGCTGCTCGACGCGGTGGTTCATTATCTGCCGTCGCCGGTCGATCGCGAGGCGATCAAGGGCGTCAACATGGACACGGGCGAGGAGATGGTGCGCAACCCCTCCGACGCCGAGCCCTTCTCCATGCTCGCCTTCAAGATCATGGACGACCCCTTCGTCGGCACCATCACCTTCGCGCGCGTCTATTCGGGCAAGATCGAATCGGGCACGACCGTCCTGAACTCCACGAAGGAGAAGAAGGAGCGCATCGGCCGCATGCTGCTCATGCACGCCAACAACCGCGAGGACATTAAGGAAGCCTATGCGGGCGACATCGTCGCGCTCGCCGGCCTCAAGGAGACCCGCACGGGCGACACGCTCTGCGACCAGCAGAAGCCCGTCATTCTCGAGCGCATGGAGTTCCCGGAGCCGGTCATCGAGATCGCCATCGAGCCGAAGTCGAAGGCCGATCAGGAGAAGCTCGGCATCGCGCTGCAGAAGCTCGCGGCCGAAGATCCGTCCTTCCGCGTCTCGACCGACCAGGAGAGCGGCCAGACCATCCTCAAGGGCATGGGCGAACTGCATCTCGACATCAAGGTCGACATTCTGAAACGCACCTATAAGGTCGACGCCAACATCGGCGCGCCGCAGGTCGCCTATCGCGAGCGTCTCGGCAAGAAGGTCGAGATCGACTACACGCACAAGAAGCAGACCGGCGGCACCGGTCAGTTCGCCCGCGTCAAGATCATTTACGAGCCGAACGAAGCCGGCAAGGGCAATGAGTTCGAATCGAAGATCGTCGGCGGCGCGGTGCCGAAGGAATATATCCCCGGCGTCGACAAGGGCATTGCGTCGGTGACGAGCTCGGGCATCCTCGCCGGCTTCCCGGTCGTCGATCTCAAGGCGACCCTCATCGACGGCGCCTTCCACGACGTCGACTCTTCGGTTCTCGCCTTCGAAATCGCCTCCCGCGCGGCGACCCGCGAGGCGCTCACCAAAGGCGGTTCGGTGCTGCTCGAGCCGATCATGAAGGTCGAGGTGGTGACGCCGGAAGAATACACCGGCTTCGTCATCGGCGATCTGAACTCGCGTCGCGGCCAGATCCAGGGCCAGGACATGCGCGCCAACGCCGTGGTGATCAACGCCATGGTGCCGCTCGCCAACATGTTCGGCTACGTCAACCAGCTGCGCTCCGGCACGCAGGGCCGCGCCAGCTATACGATGCAATTCGATCACTATGAACAGGTGCCGGAAGCGGAGTCGAAGAAGGTGCAGGCGAAATACGCCTGATCCCGCGAACGCGAACGGTAAGCGAACTCTCTGAAGGAGCACGGCCATGGCCAAGGAAAAATTCTCACGCACGAAGCCGCACTGCAACATCGGGACGATCGGCCACGTCGATCATGGCAAGACGTCTTTGACGGCGGCGATCACCAAGGTTCTGGCGGAGACGGGCGGCGCGACGTTTACGGCCTATGACCAGATCGACAAGGCTCCGGAGGAGAAGGCGCGCGGCATCACGATTTCGACGGCGCACGTCGAATATGAGACGCAGAACCGCCACTACGCCCACGTCGACTGCCCCGGCCACGCCGACTATGTGAAGAACATGATCACCGGCGCGGCGCAGATGGACGGCGCGATCCTCGTCGTGTCCGCCGCCGACGGCCCGATGCCGCAGACCCGCGAGCACATTCTGCTTGCCCGCCAGGTCGGCGTGCCGGCGCTGGTGGTGTTCCTGAACAAGGTCGACATGGTCGACGATCCGGAGCTTCTCGAGCTCGTCGAGCTCGAAGTGCGCGAGCTGCTGTCCAAGTACGAGTTCCCCGGCGACGACATTCCGATCGTCAAGGGTTCGGCGCTGGCGGCGCTCGAGGGCAAGACGCCCGAGATCGGCCATGACGCGATCCTGAAGCTGATGCAGGAAGTCGACCGCTATATCCCGCAGCCGGAGCGTCCGAAGGATCAGCCGTTCCTGATGCCGGTCGAGGACGTGTTCTCGATTTCGGGCCGCGGCACGGTGGTGACGGGCCGCATCGAGCGCGGCGTGGTCAAGGTCGGCGAGGAAGTCGAGATCGTCGGCATCCGCCCGACGACGAAGACGACGGTGACGGGCGTCGAGATGTTCCGCAAGCTGCTCGATCAGGGCGAGGCGGGCGACAACGTCGGCTGCCTGCTGCGCGGCACGAAGCGCGAGGACGTGGAGCGCGGCCAGGTGCTGTGCAAGCCGGGTTCGGTGAAGCCGCACACCAAGTTCAAGGCCGAGGCCTACATTCTGACGAAGGAAGAGGGCGGCCGCCACACGCCGTTCTTCACCAACTATCGTCCGCAGTTCTACTTCCGCACGACGGACGTGACCGGCATCGTGACGCTCCCCGAGGGCGTCGAGATGGTGATGCCGGGCGACAACGTCACGATGGAAGTGAGCCTGATCGTGCCGATCGCCATGGAGGAGAAGCTGCGCTTCGCCATCCGCGAAGGCGGCCGCACGGTCGGCGCGGGCGTCGTCGCCAGCATCATCGAGTAAGAAGCGAATCTGGACCGCGGGTCGTTTCGGCTCGCTCTTGTGAACAAGGCCGCGCGCTTCTCACCGCGCGCGGCGCATGAAGGCGGGCTGAAGCAGGCTCGCGGTCCCAAAGGACGAGACAATGAACGGTCAAAATATCCGGATTCGCTTGAAGGCGTTCGATCACCGGATTCTCGACACGTCGACGAAGGAGATCGTCTCCACGGCGAAGCGCACCGGCGCCCAGGTCCGTGGCCCGATCCCGCTGCCGACCAAGATCGAGAAGTTCACGGTGAACCGCTCGCCTCATATCGACAAGAAGTCGCGCGAGCAGTTCGAGATCAGAACCCATAAGCGCGTTCTCGACATCGTCGATCCCACCCCGCAGACGGTGGACGCGCTGATGAAGCTCGATCTCGCCGCGGGCGTCGACGTCGAGATCAAGCTCTAAGAACGGATTTGGGCGGCCCCCCAGGCAGCCGCCTCGCGAAGGAATAATGAACATGCGGTCGGGCGTCATCGCGCAAAAGGTCGGAATGACCCGCGTCTTCACAGAGGCGGGCGAGCATGTGCCGGTCACGGTGCTGAAGCTGGACGGCTGCCAAGTCGTCGCTCAGCGCACCAAGGAGAAGAACGGCTACACCGCCGTTCAGCTCGGCATCGGCCGCGCCAAAGTGAAGAATGTCTCCAAGGCCGAGCGCACGCGCTTCGCCGCGGCGAAGGTCGAACCCAAGCTGAGACTCACCGAGTTCCGCGTGAACGAGGACGAGCTGCTGCCGGTTGGCGCCGAGATCACCGCCGATCACTTCGTCGTCGGCCAGTTCGTCGACGTGACCGGCACCTCGACCGGCAAGGGCTTCGCCGGTCCGATGAAGCGCTGGGGATTCGGCGGCCTGCGCGCGTCGCACGGCGTGTCGATCTCGCATCGTTCGCATGGTTCGACCGGCGGCCGTCAGGACCCCGGCAAGACCTTCAAGAATAAGAAAATGGCCGGCCACATGGGCGTGGAGCGCGTGACCACGCAGAATCTGCGCGTGGTGCAGACCGACGTCGAGCGCGGCCTGCTGCTCGTCGAAGGCGCCGTTCCGGGCACCGCCGGCGGCTGGATCTATGTGCGCGACGCCGTCAAGCGCGCGCTCCCCAAGGACGCGCCGCAGCCGGGCAAGTTCCGCCTCGCCGAGGCCGGCCAGGCCGAAGCGGCCCCCGCTCAAGAAGAAAAGAAGGAGGACTGAGCCGTGAAGATCGACGTCACGTCGTTCGACGGCCAGGCGGCCGGTTCGATCGAACTTTCCGATGACATCTTCGGCCTCGAGCCGCGTGCGGACCTCATCCACCGGATGATCCGCTGGCAGCTCGCCAAGCGCCGCGCCGGCACCCATGCGGTCAAGAACCGTGCGGACATCGCCCGCACCGGCAAGAAGATGTATAAGCAGAAGGGCACCGGCGGCGCCCGTCACGGCTCCGCCCGCGTCCCGCAGTTCCGCGGCGGCGGCCGCGCCTTCGGTCCGCAGGTGCGCAGCCATGAGCACGACCTGCCGAAGAAGGTGCGTCAGCTCGCGCTGAAGCACGCGCTTTCGGCGAAGGCCAAGGACGGCGGCATCATCATCTGGGAAAAGGCGGAGCTCGCCGAGCCGAAGACGAAGATTCTCGCCGGAGGCTTCGCCAAGTCCGGCCTGTCGAACGCGATCATCATTGTCGGCGGCGCGCCGCAGGACAATTTCGCGCTCGCCGCCCGCAACATCCCGCAGATCGACGTATTGCCGGTCGAGGGCGTCAATGTTTACGACATCATTCGTCGCGAGAAGCTGGTCTTGACCCGCGCCGCGGTGGACGCGCTGGAGGCGCGCCTGAAATGAGCAAGGACGTGCGCCATTACGACGTGATCGTCGCCCCGGTCGTCACCGAGAAAGCGACGCTCGCCTCTGAGAACAACAAGGTGGTCTTCAAGGTCGCCAAGACCGCGACCAAGCCGCAGATCAAGGCGGCGGTCGAGGGTCTTTTCGACGTGAAGGTCGAGTCCGTGAACACCCTGGTCCGCAAGGGCAAGGTGAAGGCGTTCCGTGGCGTCCGCGGCCAGCAGAGCGACGTCAAGAAAGCCGTCGTCACGCTCGCCGAGGGCCACAAGATCGACGTGACGACCGGACTGTAAAGAGAAGGCGTGAGGACAGAACAATGGCGCTGAAGACATTCAAGCCGGTCACGCCGAGCCTTCGCCAGCTCGTCATCGTCGACCGCAGCGACCTTTACAAGGGCAAGCCGGTCAAAGCCCTGACCGAGGGCAAGACCTCCAAGGGCGGCCGCAACAATATGGGCCGCGTGACGGTCCGTTTCCGCGGCGGCGGCCACAAGCAGGCCTATCGCCTCGTCGACTTCAAGCGGCGCAAGCTCGACGTCGTCGGCAAGGTGGAGCGGCTGGAATATGACCCGAACCGCACGGCCTTCATCGCGCTGATCCGCTATGCGGACGACACGCTGGCCTACATCCTCGCGCCGCAGCGTCTCGCGGTCGGCGACGAGGTGGTCTCGGGCCAGCAGGTCGACGTGAAGCCCGGCAACGCCATGCCGATCGCCAATATCCCCGTCGGCACTATCGTCCACAATGTGGAGATGAAGATCGGCAAGGGTGGCGCGATCGCGCGTTCGGCCGGCGCCTATGCGCAGATCGTCGGCCGCGATCAGGGCTATGTCATCATCCGCCTGAACTCCGGCGAGCAGCGCCTGGTTCACGGCCAATGCTTCGCCACCATCGGCGCGGTGTCGAACCCGGACCACATGAACACCTCGATCGGCAAGGCCGGTCGCTCGCGCTGGCTCGGCCGTCGCCCGCATAACCGCGGCGTCACCATGAACCCGATCGACCATCCGCACGGCGGCGGCGAGGGCCGCACCTCGGGCGGCCGCCATCCGGTGACCCCGTGGGGCAAGCCGACGAAGGGCAAGAAGACCCGCAGCAACAAGTCCACCGACCGTTTCATCGTGTCCTCGCGGCACAACCGCAAGAAGAAGGGCTGATCCATGGCTCGCTCGATCTGGAAAGGCCCGTTCGTCGACGGCTATCTGCTGAAGAAGGCGGAGACATCGCGCGCGTCGGGCCGCTCCGAAGTCATCAAGATCTGGAGCCGCCGCTCCACCATTC
Proteins encoded in this window:
- a CDS encoding stimulus-sensing domain-containing protein; translation: MGASESGELLAEDAAEAPVADAAAARVVDAPVRPSSRRTRPLGVRLRRLLHTAQSHLSSSLTRRIVVLNLGGLVALLGGFLYLNQFREGLIDARVQSLQTQGEIIAAAVAASATVDTDAITIDPEKLLKLAPGESASAGEDQLALEFSLNPERVGPLLRRLVSPTRLRARIYDRDGYLLLDSRSVSGRTNILRFDLPPAGQGATIDASSFLQKTLDAMRRLTRRPELPLYEDIGMGNGKTYPEVESALEGRAHSVVRANAKGETIISVAVPVQRFRSVRGALLLSTMGGDIDAVIATERWGIIRIFLVSAGVMLLLSLFFTNTITEPMRRLAEAAERVRRGAKSRHEIPDFSDRPDEIGHLSAALRDMTTALYNRIEAIEHFAADVAHELKNPLTSLRSAVETLPIAKTDSARDRLLAIIKHDVGRLDRLISDISDASRLDAELARADMQDVDLSRALITVVEIARAVERGDGVGVELTIRHSSNEAPRSRWRVLGNDSRLGQVFNNLIDNARSFSKPGDKVRVSLWPERAKGPGGAALEGYEIIVDDDGPGIPAGAFERIFERFYTDRPEQGFGQNSGLGLAISRQIIEAHGGRIRALNRTLAHPDGADEPEPGDTVLGARFVVWLPSAR
- a CDS encoding response regulator transcription factor, with product MPTIALVDDDRNILTSVSIALEGEGYRVQTYTDGAQALDGLRANPPDLAIFDIKMPRMDGMELLRRLRQKSDIPVIFLTSKDEEIDELFGLKMGADDFIHKPFSQRLLVERVKAILRRANPKEAAAQKETEAKVLERGALVMDPERHTCTWRGDPVVLTVTEFLILQSLAQRPGVVKSRNALMDAAYDDQVYVDDRTIDSHIKRLRKKFKVVDSDFEMIETLYGVGYRFKET
- a CDS encoding pyridoxamine 5'-phosphate oxidase family protein; this encodes MTIANDGPPLRDPRQDPDFDPLAESKRLLRSIRTATLATLTESGAPFATLTAIATDYDGAPILLLSRLAQHTRHLERDNRLSLLLAQGGKGDPMTHPRLTLVATAARTENPDARARFLRRNPKAQLYADFPDFSFWRAEIEAVHLNGGFARAADFGPSYLLTDLSGAEALLAAETETLAKLNADHARVVAECAAKLAGGKAGQWRATGLDPEGIDLASADATARLVFNAAVKTPEAALAELARFAAAS
- a CDS encoding YdcH family protein — protein: MSHVAHELHEEFPEKAQAIHALKASNAHFARIAEEYHTLNRSIHRMETNVEPVDDATIEDLKKKRLSLKDEIAGFLTEA
- the rpsL gene encoding 30S ribosomal protein S12, giving the protein MPTISQLIRKPRHPKTYREKARHLGACPQKRGVCTRVYTTTPKKPNSALRKVAKVRLTNGFEVIGYIPGEGHNLQEHSVVMIRGGRVKDLPGVRYHILRGVLDTQGVKDRKQRRSKYGAKRPK
- the rpsG gene encoding 30S ribosomal protein S7 yields the protein MSRRHRAEKREVIEDAKFGDVVLAKFMNSIMYDGKKSVAEAIVYGALDQVEAKAKSDPLAVFKQALDNVAPAIEVRSRRVGGATYQVPVEVRTERRQALAIRWIITAARARNDKTMVDRLSAELLDASNNRGAAVKKREDTHRMAEANRAFSHYRW
- the fusA gene encoding elongation factor G is translated as MARSHPIEDYRNFGIMAHIDAGKTTTTERILYYSGKSHKIGEVHEGAATMDWMEQEQERGITITSAATTTFWNGKRLNIIDTPGHVDFTIEVERSLRVLDGAVCVLDGNQGVEPQTETVWRQADKYGVPRIVFVNKMDKIGADFFRCVDDIKTRVGGKPVCVQLPIGAENNFKGVIDLVRMKAVVWEDEGLGAKYHDEEIPADLLDKAKEYRTALIEAAVELDDDAMSAYLDGQEPDEETLHKLIRKAVRTVAFHPVFCGSAFKNKGVQPLLDAVVHYLPSPVDREAIKGVNMDTGEEMVRNPSDAEPFSMLAFKIMDDPFVGTITFARVYSGKIESGTTVLNSTKEKKERIGRMLLMHANNREDIKEAYAGDIVALAGLKETRTGDTLCDQQKPVILERMEFPEPVIEIAIEPKSKADQEKLGIALQKLAAEDPSFRVSTDQESGQTILKGMGELHLDIKVDILKRTYKVDANIGAPQVAYRERLGKKVEIDYTHKKQTGGTGQFARVKIIYEPNEAGKGNEFESKIVGGAVPKEYIPGVDKGIASVTSSGILAGFPVVDLKATLIDGAFHDVDSSVLAFEIASRAATREALTKGGSVLLEPIMKVEVVTPEEYTGFVIGDLNSRRGQIQGQDMRANAVVINAMVPLANMFGYVNQLRSGTQGRASYTMQFDHYEQVPEAESKKVQAKYA
- the tuf gene encoding elongation factor Tu produces the protein MAKEKFSRTKPHCNIGTIGHVDHGKTSLTAAITKVLAETGGATFTAYDQIDKAPEEKARGITISTAHVEYETQNRHYAHVDCPGHADYVKNMITGAAQMDGAILVVSAADGPMPQTREHILLARQVGVPALVVFLNKVDMVDDPELLELVELEVRELLSKYEFPGDDIPIVKGSALAALEGKTPEIGHDAILKLMQEVDRYIPQPERPKDQPFLMPVEDVFSISGRGTVVTGRIERGVVKVGEEVEIVGIRPTTKTTVTGVEMFRKLLDQGEAGDNVGCLLRGTKREDVERGQVLCKPGSVKPHTKFKAEAYILTKEEGGRHTPFFTNYRPQFYFRTTDVTGIVTLPEGVEMVMPGDNVTMEVSLIVPIAMEEKLRFAIREGGRTVGAGVVASIIE
- the rpsJ gene encoding 30S ribosomal protein S10 — encoded protein: MNGQNIRIRLKAFDHRILDTSTKEIVSTAKRTGAQVRGPIPLPTKIEKFTVNRSPHIDKKSREQFEIRTHKRVLDIVDPTPQTVDALMKLDLAAGVDVEIKL
- the rplC gene encoding 50S ribosomal protein L3, whose amino-acid sequence is MRSGVIAQKVGMTRVFTEAGEHVPVTVLKLDGCQVVAQRTKEKNGYTAVQLGIGRAKVKNVSKAERTRFAAAKVEPKLRLTEFRVNEDELLPVGAEITADHFVVGQFVDVTGTSTGKGFAGPMKRWGFGGLRASHGVSISHRSHGSTGGRQDPGKTFKNKKMAGHMGVERVTTQNLRVVQTDVERGLLLVEGAVPGTAGGWIYVRDAVKRALPKDAPQPGKFRLAEAGQAEAAPAQEEKKED
- the rplD gene encoding 50S ribosomal protein L4, giving the protein MKIDVTSFDGQAAGSIELSDDIFGLEPRADLIHRMIRWQLAKRRAGTHAVKNRADIARTGKKMYKQKGTGGARHGSARVPQFRGGGRAFGPQVRSHEHDLPKKVRQLALKHALSAKAKDGGIIIWEKAELAEPKTKILAGGFAKSGLSNAIIIVGGAPQDNFALAARNIPQIDVLPVEGVNVYDIIRREKLVLTRAAVDALEARLK
- a CDS encoding 50S ribosomal protein L23, yielding MSKDVRHYDVIVAPVVTEKATLASENNKVVFKVAKTATKPQIKAAVEGLFDVKVESVNTLVRKGKVKAFRGVRGQQSDVKKAVVTLAEGHKIDVTTGL